From Humisphaera borealis, the proteins below share one genomic window:
- a CDS encoding MBL fold metallo-hydrolase yields MESPPFKVEKSFLVQRFAKLNFGSFHLIGYSVAGEETVVQVPEWNVCFDFGRAPHFALTSDIVCLSHGHMDHVAGVGYFLSQRFFQGMKPATVLLPRELERSVDMLLMSWRQVERQTTPYTLVPMAANQMYEVRRDFGIRAVQTHHGGPSLGYVLISIREKLKPELVGKTGPELVELKKSGVDIQYRIEVPMVAFLGDTTDGTVFEHPDVVNAEVLVTECTFFEPDHKSKAKHGRHLHVDQFARILPGLKNKHIVVTHVSRRTGVRRAQRILRKFVGSAEMDRIHFLMDFEGAADGGDMEDAGPPPADAV; encoded by the coding sequence GGCTACAGCGTCGCCGGTGAAGAGACGGTCGTGCAGGTTCCGGAGTGGAACGTCTGCTTCGATTTCGGCCGGGCCCCGCACTTTGCCCTCACCAGCGACATCGTCTGCCTCTCCCACGGCCACATGGACCATGTCGCCGGCGTGGGTTACTTCCTGTCGCAGCGGTTCTTCCAGGGCATGAAGCCGGCGACCGTGCTGCTGCCGCGGGAACTGGAACGCTCGGTCGACATGCTGCTGATGTCCTGGCGTCAGGTCGAGCGGCAGACGACGCCGTATACGCTGGTCCCCATGGCGGCCAACCAGATGTACGAAGTCCGCCGCGACTTCGGCATCCGTGCCGTGCAGACTCATCACGGCGGCCCGAGCCTGGGGTATGTGTTGATCAGTATTCGCGAGAAGCTCAAGCCCGAACTCGTCGGCAAGACCGGGCCGGAACTGGTCGAGCTCAAGAAGTCCGGCGTCGACATCCAGTACCGCATCGAGGTGCCGATGGTCGCGTTCCTCGGCGATACCACCGACGGCACCGTGTTCGAGCACCCCGATGTGGTCAACGCCGAGGTGCTGGTCACCGAGTGCACGTTCTTCGAGCCCGACCACAAGTCCAAGGCCAAGCACGGCCGGCACCTGCACGTCGATCAGTTCGCGAGGATTCTGCCGGGGCTGAAGAACAAGCACATCGTGGTGACGCACGTGAGCCGCCGAACCGGCGTGCGGCGGGCGCAGCGTATCCTGCGCAAGTTCGTCGGCTCTGCCGAGATGGACCGCATCCACTTCCTGATGGATTTCGAAGGCGCCGCCGACGGCGGTGACATGGAAGACGCCGGCCCGCCACCGGCCGACGCCGTGTAG
- a CDS encoding thiamine-phosphate kinase yields MPGEFAFIHWLRQQQTASSAVPVPAGDDLAVLRWTDADLLLVGVDQVLDGVHFDSTVHSPGDIGRKVMNRNLSDCAAMACLPAGAVVSVALPQGCGDEYAKELYLGIKAAGEVFDCPIVGGDTGSWAGKLAVTVTILGRSAGIAPVTRKGAKVGDGLYVSGPLGGSILGRHMTFTPRVELARKLATGEDIHAMIDLSDGLSRDAGHIAAESGVGLVIEAATVPVHDDARTLSQRDGVAPIDHALHDGEDHELLAVLPPEAEAMALDLGMIRIGKVIEGQGVWLDHGGQRTAMPVRGWEHRL; encoded by the coding sequence ATGCCCGGCGAATTCGCATTTATTCACTGGCTCCGCCAGCAACAGACGGCGTCGTCCGCCGTGCCCGTGCCGGCGGGCGATGATTTGGCCGTCCTTCGCTGGACGGACGCAGATCTGCTACTGGTTGGCGTCGACCAGGTGCTTGACGGCGTTCACTTTGATTCGACCGTCCATTCGCCGGGCGACATCGGACGGAAGGTGATGAACCGCAACCTGTCCGATTGCGCCGCGATGGCGTGCCTGCCGGCGGGGGCGGTGGTATCGGTCGCGCTACCGCAGGGCTGCGGCGACGAATACGCCAAGGAACTTTACCTGGGCATCAAGGCGGCAGGCGAGGTGTTCGATTGTCCGATCGTCGGCGGTGACACCGGATCGTGGGCGGGCAAACTGGCGGTCACGGTCACCATCTTGGGCCGATCGGCCGGTATTGCGCCGGTGACTCGAAAGGGCGCGAAAGTCGGCGACGGCCTGTACGTCAGCGGTCCGCTCGGCGGAAGCATCCTCGGCCGACACATGACGTTTACGCCGCGCGTCGAACTGGCACGAAAGCTGGCGACGGGTGAGGACATCCACGCGATGATCGACCTGTCCGACGGCCTGTCGCGCGACGCCGGCCATATCGCCGCCGAGAGCGGGGTAGGCCTGGTCATCGAGGCGGCGACCGTGCCGGTTCACGACGACGCCAGGACGCTATCGCAGCGGGATGGCGTTGCCCCGATCGACCACGCCCTTCACGATGGGGAGGACCATGAGCTGCTCGCCGTCCTCCCGCCCGAAGCCGAGGCGATGGCGCTGGACCTGGGAATGATCCGCATCGGCAAAGTGATCGAAGGGCAGGGCGTCTGGCTGGACCACGGGGGCCAGCGCACCGCGATGCCGGTGCGCGGGTGGGAGCATCGGCTGTAG
- a CDS encoding class I SAM-dependent methyltransferase: protein MPTTHTCPSCRSADLQPLYALDRVPLQSNLLLETREEALAMPTGDLRLAACRGCGFITNLAFDPASQNLSAKYEASQGFSGTFNAFARSLGNRWVERYDLSGRTIAEIGCGKGEFLATMCRIGPSRGIGFDPTLDPARLPETQGLDIEWVADFFDQRSAVRSLDFICCRHTLEHIPDVRRFVSMVRSVVGDRRHIRIGFEVPDTLRILHEGAFWDLYYEHCSYFTKDTIRDLFVRCGFEVLDVTMEFDGQYIVLEAKPAPIGESSADPRREACSTVDLSFVKAVADFPQVCKKRIETWHEVVDRTRAAGKRLALWGASSKAVGFLSTLGLTHEQVPAVVDINPHKQDTYLPTSGSKIVGPQDLAADPPEVVVLMNPIYRQEITADLRGRGIQAEVLAL, encoded by the coding sequence ATGCCAACCACCCACACCTGCCCCTCCTGCCGATCGGCCGACCTGCAGCCGCTTTACGCACTCGACCGCGTTCCGCTCCAGAGCAACCTGCTGCTGGAGACGCGCGAGGAGGCGTTGGCGATGCCGACCGGCGACCTTCGGCTCGCGGCCTGCCGGGGGTGTGGGTTCATCACCAACCTCGCGTTCGACCCGGCCAGCCAGAACCTGTCGGCGAAGTACGAAGCCAGCCAGGGGTTCTCTGGCACGTTTAACGCGTTTGCCAGGTCGCTCGGCAATCGCTGGGTGGAGCGGTACGACCTGTCCGGCAGGACGATCGCGGAAATCGGTTGCGGCAAGGGAGAGTTCCTCGCGACGATGTGCCGCATCGGCCCGAGCCGGGGGATCGGGTTCGATCCGACGCTCGACCCGGCCCGGCTGCCCGAGACGCAGGGGCTCGATATCGAATGGGTCGCCGACTTCTTCGACCAGCGCTCCGCCGTCCGATCGCTCGACTTCATCTGCTGCCGTCACACGTTGGAACATATTCCCGACGTTCGGCGGTTTGTATCGATGGTCCGCAGCGTCGTCGGCGACCGGCGGCACATCCGCATCGGGTTTGAAGTGCCCGATACGCTCCGTATTCTCCACGAGGGCGCGTTCTGGGATTTGTATTACGAGCACTGCTCGTACTTCACGAAAGACACGATTCGCGATCTTTTCGTGCGGTGCGGGTTTGAGGTGCTCGACGTGACGATGGAGTTCGACGGGCAATACATCGTGCTTGAGGCGAAACCGGCACCGATAGGTGAGTCGTCGGCTGATCCTCGTCGGGAGGCGTGCAGCACGGTGGATCTCTCGTTCGTTAAAGCTGTCGCCGACTTTCCGCAGGTCTGCAAGAAGCGGATCGAAACTTGGCATGAGGTCGTCGACCGCACCCGCGCCGCCGGCAAACGTTTGGCGCTATGGGGTGCCAGTTCCAAGGCCGTCGGGTTTCTCAGCACGCTGGGACTGACGCACGAGCAGGTGCCGGCGGTGGTGGACATCAACCCGCATAAGCAGGACACGTATCTGCCGACCTCGGGATCGAAGATCGTCGGCCCGCAGGACCTCGCCGCCGATCCGCCGGAGGTCGTCGTGCTGATGAACCCGATTTATCGACAGGAGATCACGGCGGACTTGCGCGGCAGGGGGATACAGGCGGAAGTGTTGGCACTATGA
- a CDS encoding tetratricopeptide repeat protein, with product MRRVNSAAMLLLSRASGWLAILLLIVSVAGCAQQTVSTPHPAAATTGPATWTLDQIGPAPRLPAAATRPADDLPSLDAIALFARARAASQDDDRATAIALLKQALSLDPDSYELHSELGSLYREGFGFQPAALAEFEKAAEIEPDRIDAQLDVARQLLANGDNTAAFHRLRLAIQTSQYAAGHVRSAEADFLLAHSMRELGYDRAALDRFELLLDRLSRGDIERSDEVARILNTRLFMQIGDLYIKRDRPADALRAYRTAEGTLDGSRDIDVKSRVVRAMMLDGQVNEGMARAADVVRQFGASPAALSLLRDVYSAVGRPEGVTSALADLHRQFPDDRQLLFALCEVLAADRRFDAADEQLTVAWQRTPGSPALLVRWFRLRFDRDPESAVRLLADLLTESSSVAGQIDPVWRRMTSVEGREAFPLERLLAMRPPAGAKAAHAFIIHRVARDWPRASLSRRSLDASLAARPPFAPAFADKLEEVLTDPRLPPHARLTAADALASAAELAGDPGLADLLRGRIALVRGDGADAQACFQAAIQRNPNVPEARLGLAAAGVLAGEVSAAVQQAWAVARAFPEYEPAFVFLDAHPDRADPPRVFADWKLSQPAGEPVSPELSLRQAEDQIERGNTEGAELLLADLDRQSPADARLLDLHGRIEFVTANASASAVPMEVSAQPRQKARLEKLIDQGKNLGPAGLTEVAARLSAIYAREGRPADAARPLAAARPLVGGEPDLLYRLAVQARACGDDRAAETWLQSALEIDPENAAVMEELSSLWASTGKHLEAAEKLARQAAERFPQAPGLRGNVGWVLYRAGRLTEARDELLAAIRQSEGPAGAAGAKSNLPATNPAGVNPPGIAEGPVVDPVLLDRTGDVLYRLGDRPSAAALWERAQRRLGDADVATADRADIRALRQSLPRKLKQHRTGQEVQVSTSASR from the coding sequence ATGCGTCGGGTAAACTCTGCCGCGATGTTGCTCCTGTCGCGAGCCTCTGGCTGGTTGGCGATCCTTCTGCTGATCGTTTCGGTGGCCGGCTGCGCCCAGCAAACGGTCTCGACCCCGCATCCCGCCGCCGCGACGACCGGGCCGGCGACCTGGACGCTGGACCAGATCGGCCCGGCGCCGCGTCTGCCAGCCGCTGCCACCCGCCCCGCCGATGACCTGCCGTCCCTTGATGCGATTGCGCTGTTCGCTCGTGCCCGTGCCGCCAGCCAGGACGACGACCGCGCCACCGCGATCGCGCTGCTGAAGCAGGCCCTTAGTCTTGATCCTGACAGCTACGAGCTTCACTCGGAACTGGGTTCGCTCTACCGCGAAGGCTTCGGCTTTCAGCCGGCGGCACTGGCCGAGTTCGAGAAGGCCGCTGAAATCGAGCCCGACCGCATCGATGCCCAGCTTGATGTCGCCCGGCAACTGCTTGCCAACGGAGACAACACCGCCGCGTTCCATCGGCTGCGCCTGGCGATCCAGACCTCGCAATACGCCGCCGGCCATGTGCGGTCGGCCGAGGCGGATTTCCTGCTCGCCCATTCCATGCGTGAGCTGGGCTACGACCGCGCCGCCCTCGACCGGTTCGAACTGCTGCTCGACCGCCTGTCCCGTGGTGACATCGAGCGGTCGGACGAGGTCGCCCGCATTCTGAACACCCGGCTGTTCATGCAAATCGGCGATCTCTACATCAAGCGCGATCGGCCGGCTGATGCGTTGCGTGCCTACCGTACCGCCGAGGGAACGCTCGACGGCTCACGCGATATCGACGTCAAGTCGCGGGTGGTGCGGGCGATGATGCTCGACGGGCAGGTCAACGAAGGCATGGCGCGGGCGGCCGATGTGGTCCGGCAGTTCGGCGCGTCGCCGGCGGCGCTGTCTCTGCTGCGGGATGTCTATTCCGCCGTGGGCCGGCCCGAGGGGGTTACCTCAGCACTGGCCGATCTGCACCGCCAGTTTCCGGACGACCGACAACTGCTCTTCGCACTGTGCGAAGTGCTTGCCGCCGACCGCCGGTTTGACGCGGCCGACGAGCAGCTGACTGTCGCGTGGCAGCGCACGCCGGGCAGCCCGGCGCTGCTGGTCCGCTGGTTCCGGCTGCGGTTCGATCGGGATCCAGAGTCGGCCGTCAGGCTGCTGGCCGATTTGTTGACCGAATCGTCGAGTGTCGCCGGGCAGATCGATCCTGTCTGGCGGCGGATGACCTCGGTCGAGGGTCGCGAGGCGTTCCCGCTCGAGCGGCTGTTGGCGATGCGGCCGCCCGCCGGCGCAAAGGCGGCGCACGCGTTCATCATTCATCGCGTCGCCCGCGACTGGCCGCGCGCGTCGCTATCCCGGCGGTCGCTGGACGCATCGCTCGCAGCGCGGCCACCGTTTGCACCCGCGTTTGCCGACAAGCTCGAAGAGGTATTGACCGATCCCCGTCTTCCGCCGCACGCACGGCTTACGGCGGCTGATGCGCTGGCGTCGGCAGCGGAACTGGCCGGTGACCCGGGCCTTGCCGATCTTCTTCGCGGGCGGATTGCCCTGGTGCGCGGCGACGGTGCCGACGCGCAGGCATGCTTCCAGGCCGCCATCCAGCGGAACCCCAACGTACCGGAAGCGCGCCTCGGCCTTGCCGCCGCTGGGGTGTTGGCCGGAGAAGTCTCAGCCGCCGTGCAGCAGGCCTGGGCCGTCGCGCGAGCGTTTCCGGAGTACGAGCCGGCGTTTGTGTTTCTTGATGCACACCCCGATCGCGCCGACCCGCCCCGGGTTTTTGCCGACTGGAAACTGTCGCAGCCGGCTGGCGAGCCGGTCAGTCCGGAGCTTTCGCTGCGGCAGGCCGAGGATCAGATCGAACGAGGTAACACGGAGGGAGCCGAACTTCTGCTGGCCGACCTGGACCGACAGTCCCCCGCCGACGCCCGGCTGCTCGACCTGCACGGCCGGATTGAGTTTGTCACGGCCAATGCCTCGGCATCGGCAGTGCCCATGGAGGTGTCCGCTCAGCCACGCCAAAAGGCAAGGCTCGAAAAGCTGATTGACCAGGGAAAGAACCTGGGTCCCGCGGGCCTGACGGAAGTCGCGGCGCGCCTCTCGGCAATCTACGCGAGAGAAGGTCGGCCCGCGGACGCCGCTCGCCCGCTGGCGGCGGCCAGGCCGCTTGTCGGCGGCGAGCCCGACCTGCTGTACCGACTGGCCGTGCAGGCCCGGGCCTGTGGCGACGACCGGGCGGCCGAAACCTGGCTGCAGTCGGCGCTGGAGATCGATCCCGAGAACGCCGCTGTGATGGAAGAACTTTCGTCGCTCTGGGCATCGACCGGCAAGCATCTGGAAGCCGCCGAGAAGCTCGCCCGTCAGGCGGCCGAGCGCTTTCCGCAGGCACCGGGGTTGCGCGGGAACGTCGGCTGGGTGCTGTATCGCGCCGGGCGGCTGACAGAGGCCCGAGACGAACTGCTGGCGGCGATCCGACAGAGCGAAGGCCCGGCTGGAGCCGCAGGAGCGAAATCCAATCTTCCCGCGACCAATCCGGCGGGCGTCAATCCGCCGGGTATTGCCGAGGGACCTGTCGTCGATCCGGTGCTCCTCGACCGCACCGGCGATGTGTTGTATCGTCTGGGCGATCGTCCGTCGGCGGCGGCGCTTTGGGAAAGGGCCCAACGCCGGCTCGGCGACGCCGACGTCGCGACTGCGGACCGCGCCGACATCCGTGCCCTCCGGCAGAGCCTGCCCAGGAAGCTCAAGCAGCATCGCACGGGGCAGGAGGTCCAGGTGTCAACGTCGGCATCGCGATAG
- a CDS encoding MFS transporter: MSSSISPASVDPAGGTAAPNVDAPTVQASPSTVQREATRLSELSPQQWKSGIAAWLGWLFDGLDMHLYTLVAAPFVAVLLHSASPSSADVKEKSAFIQAAFLVGWALGGGFFGRLGDLLGRSRALSLTILTYALFTGLSFFATEWWHLLICRFLAALGIGGEWAVGSALLSETWPARWRAWIAAVLQTGVNLGVLLACGCVFVLANPATYEFLAGFFKDLPPNFYLRSVFLVGIVPALLVFWIRRHVPEPAEWTAAQARVSDERKPTMMDLFRGDVRRTTLLTIGVCATALTGWWAFMFWSLQHLGGLAKQAGMPDGARDQFTAVAFLWVIGISILGNFFASGIARKIGYRNAVAVMCFLFIVTLVATYYKPRGHEELRMWMPIVGFCSGVMGLFTMYLPPLFPTLLRTTGAGFSYNIGRIVAAAGTVIFAFVVKDLDLRLALLGVSALFVPAMLIALKMPDLRDK, translated from the coding sequence ATGTCCAGTTCCATCTCACCTGCGTCTGTGGATCCTGCCGGCGGCACCGCCGCCCCGAACGTCGATGCCCCGACCGTTCAGGCTTCGCCTTCGACCGTTCAGCGCGAGGCGACCCGGCTCAGCGAACTCTCGCCACAGCAGTGGAAGAGCGGCATCGCCGCCTGGCTGGGCTGGCTGTTCGACGGCCTGGACATGCACCTGTACACGCTGGTGGCGGCACCCTTCGTTGCGGTGCTGCTGCACTCGGCCAGTCCTTCGTCGGCCGACGTAAAGGAGAAGAGCGCGTTCATCCAGGCCGCGTTCCTGGTCGGCTGGGCATTGGGCGGCGGGTTCTTCGGACGGCTGGGTGACCTGCTCGGACGCAGCCGGGCATTGTCGCTGACGATCCTGACCTACGCCCTGTTCACCGGTTTATCCTTCTTCGCGACCGAGTGGTGGCACCTGCTGATCTGCCGGTTCCTGGCGGCGCTGGGCATCGGCGGGGAATGGGCCGTCGGGTCGGCGCTGCTGTCGGAGACCTGGCCCGCCCGCTGGCGCGCCTGGATCGCCGCGGTGTTGCAGACGGGCGTGAACCTGGGCGTGCTGCTGGCGTGCGGGTGCGTGTTCGTCCTGGCCAACCCGGCGACGTACGAGTTTCTCGCCGGCTTCTTCAAGGACCTGCCGCCGAACTTCTACCTTCGGTCGGTCTTCCTCGTCGGCATCGTCCCCGCGCTGCTGGTCTTCTGGATTCGCCGGCATGTCCCCGAACCGGCCGAGTGGACGGCCGCCCAAGCCCGCGTCTCCGACGAACGCAAGCCGACGATGATGGATCTGTTCCGCGGCGACGTGCGGCGGACCACGCTGCTGACCATCGGCGTTTGCGCCACCGCCCTCACCGGCTGGTGGGCGTTCATGTTCTGGTCGCTCCAGCACCTCGGCGGCCTGGCCAAGCAAGCCGGCATGCCCGACGGGGCGCGCGACCAGTTCACCGCCGTCGCGTTCCTGTGGGTGATCGGGATCTCGATTCTCGGCAATTTTTTCGCATCGGGCATCGCCCGGAAGATCGGCTATCGCAACGCGGTCGCGGTAATGTGCTTCCTCTTCATCGTGACGCTGGTCGCGACCTACTACAAGCCGCGCGGCCATGAGGAGCTGCGGATGTGGATGCCGATCGTCGGCTTCTGCTCCGGCGTGATGGGACTGTTTACGATGTATCTGCCGCCGCTGTTCCCGACGCTCCTGCGTACGACCGGCGCGGGCTTCAGCTACAACATCGGCCGCATCGTCGCGGCGGCGGGGACGGTCATCTTCGCGTTCGTGGTGAAGGACCTGGATCTGCGATTGGCGCTGCTCGGCGTATCGGCGTTGTTCGTGCCGGCGATGCTGATCGCGCTTAAAATGCCCGATTTGCGCGACAAGTAG